CATTCCTGGGCTCGAGGATCGAACAACAAGCTTGTTAATCGCAATGGGCGGATTAGGCGGTGCTTTTTTACCAAGACTGACAGGCAGTTTGCTTGATCAATATCCCATCGAAGTGACTCTTTGGACGTTATTTGGATTTTCTGTATTAATGGCTATTCTTATGCTTCTGATCTTTGGTTTTAGAAAAAGGCTTATCTAAAAAAAGGAGAGTACGATGAAATCCGAAAAAGAAAAAATGCTAGCAGGTACTTTGTACAACCCTCAGGATGATGAGCTACAGGTAGAACACGATAATGCCCGTAAACTCACACGTCAATTTAACCAAGCAATCGAACAAAACGAACGAACAAAACTCATAAAAGAGTTGTTTGGCACCACTGGTCACACTTTGCATATTGAAGGTAACTTTCACTGTGATTATGGCTATAACATTCATGTCGGTGAAAACTTCTTTGCTAACTTTGATTGTGTCTTCTTAGATGTATGTGAAATAAAGATTGGTGACAACTGTATGCTTGCGCCCGGCGTTCATATCTATACAGCAACTCATCCTCTTGATCCAATTGAACGAGCATCAGGTCTTGAATATGGAAAACCAGTCTCTATTGGACATAACGTATGGATGGGTGGCAGAGCCATTATTAATCCGGGTGTCACCATTGGAAACAATGTCGTTGTTGCTTCAGGAGCCGTTGTAACAAAGGATGTACCTGACAACGTAGTGGTTGGCGGGAATCCAGCTAGGGTGATTAAGGTGATTGAAGAAGGTCTTTGAATACGAATAAAGAAGTGGGCATTTTATATGTCCACTTCTTTAGAGTTTCAACAGTTCTATTTAAAGACTAACTAGCGAGTAAATTTGGTTTTTCTCAGTCTCAAAATGGATAAGATTCGATTCATTTTGAATGACCTCCACAATAGCTTCTCCTTTTTGAACTCGTATAGGGGTTGTGCTTCTTATCACACATGGACCACCTAGATAGCTTTTTATTTCACCATAAACCAGCTCATGATCTTCCCATTTTAGTTCTAACTCAAAACCACCTCTAGCTTTTATACCCCGAACCAAACCTTGTGACCATGCTCCAGGGAGTGCTGGAAACAAATGAATTTCTTGATTATGACTTTGTAGGATCATTTCAGCTACAGCTGCAGTACCTCCAAAATTCCCATCGATCTGAAATGGAGGATGATTATCAAATAAATTTGGTAATGTTGAGTGACTCAGTAATGCCACTATGTGTTCGTAAGCACGATCTGATTCACCAAGACGCGCCCACATATTTATGATCCAAGCTCGGCTCCAACCTGTATGACCCCCACCATGCTCAAGTCGATTTTCCAACGTTTTAATCGCTGCATTAGCTAACTCTGGCGTCTTTTCGGGGACGATTTGATTACCTGGGTGCAAGGCAAATAAATGAGAGATGTGACGATGCCCTGGCTCTGCTTCCTCATAATCTTCTAGCCATTCTTGAATTTGTCCATTTTTCCCTATTTTTGTGTCAGGTAACTTCTGCATTAGTTCCTTTAATTCAGTAGCAAATTCATGATCATCATCTAAAATTTCTGTAGCAGAGATACAATTAGTAAAGAGAGCATATAAAATCTGATTATCCATAGATGGACCAACACAAAGTGTGCCTGACTCTCCATTTGGCAGGATATAACGATTTTCAGGAGAAACAGAAGGAGCTGTTACAAGCCTTCCCTTTTCGTCTTGTACTAGGAAATCAACAAAAAATAAAGCCGACTCTTTCATTGTTTCATACGCTTTTTCGAGAAACTGAACATCCCCTGTGAATTGATAATGCTCCCACAGGTGAAAACATAACCACGCAGCTCCAAGTGTCCAGTTGGTCGCTGGCATATACAAATCTTGAGGTGCGGTATCCGCCCAGATATCTGTGTTGTGATGTGCTACAAACCCTCTACATCCATACATAGACTGAGCTGTTTCTCTTCCTGTCACTCTCATTCTTTCAATTAGATCAAATAAAGGTAAGTGACAATCAGATAGATTACATACTTCCGCTGGCCAATAATTCATTTGAGCATTAATATTTATTGTATATTTACTATCCCAAGGAGGTAACATATCCGCATTCCATATACCTTGAAGATTAGCAGGTAGAGAGCCAGGTCTACTTGAAGAAATGAGCAAATATCTACCAAAATGGAAATAGACATTCATTAATCCGTTATCTATCTTTCCATCCTTTATTCGTTGAAGCCTCTGATCTGTCGGTAATGTTCTAAGAGACTTATCGCTATCAAACAATTCAAGATCCATCTTAGAATAAAGAGATTGATAATCTTGAATATGATCTGAGAGCAACTGATCATACGGTTTAAGAATGACTCGATCTATTTGTTCTTGGCACCATTGTTCGGGTTCCTTATGTCTGAAGGTGGTGGCTGCTACAAGAACCAAGGTTAGTGAATGGACTTCATTCACAACCAGTCTATTTCCAATCGTATAAACATGCCCGCCCTCCGGTATAGCTTTTAGTACACTATGAAACGTAATGCCATCTTGTCCCCCAGTAACACCAGTCATACTTATACAATCGTCTGAGCTCGCCACTGATTCATCTAAACATGTTGCTTTTTCTCTATCTAACAATATTTTTAATGAGATTGATCCGGGCTTCGACGCAGTCAATCGCATAATCAGTGATTCATCTGGATTACTAGCAATCACTTCTCTTTTGTATATAATCCCATTAGATTCATAGGTACTGGTTACTACCGCTTTTTTTAGATCAAGCTCTCTTCTATAATTTACGATCTCTTTACTCTTATGCTTAAAATTTAGACGTAATTCTCCTAATGGCTCATAATGGCGTTGTCTAAATGGCACACCTGTTAAAGCTAATTCTGCAAGTTCCTCTGCCTCTTTTAATCGGCCCGCAAACAACAGCTCTCTCACTTTTGGTAGATTCGCTAACGCATCAGGGTTATTTCGATTTCTTTTCCCTCCATACCATACGGAATCTTCGTTTAAATAAATTCTCTCATTAAAGACATCTCCAAACACCATACCTCCTAATTTTCCGTTTCCAATCGGTAATGCTTCATTCCAATCCTTAGCGGGTTGTTCATACCACAGCTTATCTTTTGACATTTAGTAACAATCTCCTTTTCTACTTACCATCATATAAAATTTTTATTCAGTAAACAGTTAAAGTAAAACGCTTTCATTTTAATTTATCTTTATGCTACCATTGTGTAAGTATCAATAAAAGCTTGAATCGGAATATTCAGAAGATAATAGGGGTGATTTCTTGAAAATATGTACGATACAAAAGAACAATGAATTCAGTTTGGGCCTCTATCATAATGAAAAACTTATTGATATAGCTGAGGCACTCCATGACCATCCTAAAGCAGGAATTCCGAAAACAGTTGATGAGCTTTGCAAAGACTTTAGAGGATCACTATCACTTATTCAAGATTATCTAAATTCACTTAAGGATTTAGAACCCTACCAACTATCTGAAGAGCACAGCTCTTTTGGACCGGTTGTATCCAACCCAGAGAAAATTATCTGTGTGGGGCTGAACTACCGCCGTCATGCCGATGAGACCGGCGCGACCTATCCGGAGGTTCCAATCCTTTTTAATAAGTTTAATAATACATTGACTGGCCATAAGCATGAGATTGTCATTCCAGATGTAACAAAACAATTAGACTATGAAGTTGAGCTTGCCATTGTCATAGGCAAAACGGCAAAACAGGTTTCTGAAGATGAGGCGCTCGACTATGTGTTTGGTTATACCGTAGCCAATGATCTGTCTGCTCGTGACCTACAGATGAAAACTCCCCAGTGGCTGCTTGGAAAAACCTGCGATGATTTTAACCCTATAGGTCCTTACTTAGTCACTTCAGATGAAATTGATGATCCACAATCCCTCTCTTTGCAAACAACAGTAAATGGGGAGATTAGACAGGACTCCAACACATCGGATATGATTTTTTCGTGCAAAGAAATAATCAGCCACATCTCGCATCATTTTACATTAAAGCCTGGGGACGTCATTTTAACAGGTACTCCAGAAGGGGTTGTTCTTGGTCTGCCTAAAGAAGAACGCGTCTACTTACAAGAAGGTGACTCCGTTTCTGTCAGCATCGAAAAAGTTGGAACCTTAACCAATACCTTTATAAAAGAATGATTAAAATTAGGCCTGACCATTTCGCCGCATTGGCAAAATGTCAGGTTTTTTCCCAATGTCTGCTTTTTACAGATCATGCTAAGCTTAACGTATCTTTCAAATGAGGGGTGAGGCTTATCGTGTTCACGTAAATCGCTAGTAGGAAAAGCTGTTTAACTGTTGAGTTGTCTGTTCCTTTCCATTTTAAAACTAATTTGCGAAAGTAGGGATGAAAGTTGAAGTCAATCTTCTCCGTATTCATTGCCATGGTGCTCATGTTGAGTGTGTTTACTGCTCCAGTCGAGGCAGAAAATGAAAGCGCTAACATAACGAATGCTAATTTTGCTATGCAAGGTTTTGCGACACTTAATGGCGGTACAACCGGTGGTGCTGGTGGTACAACTGTAACCGTGACAACAGGAGATCAACTACTTGCAGCTTTAAAAAACAAACCAAGTAATACCCCTCTAACGATTTATGTGAATGGTACGATTACCCCATCCAATACATCAGCTAGTAAAATTGACATCAAAGACATAAACGACGTCTCCATTCTAGGTGTGGGAACAAACGGTGAATTTAATGGTATTGGAATTAAAGTATGGCGTGCAAACAATATCATCATTCGAAACTTAAAGATTCATCATGTGAATACAGGTGACAAAGACGCCATCAGTATTGAAGGACCTTCTAAAAACATCTGGGTAGATCACAATGAGCTGTACAATAGCTTAGATGTTCATAAGGATTATTACGACGGGCTTTTTGATGTAAAACGAGATGCTGATTACATCACATTCTCATGGAACTATGTACATGATAGCTGGAAAAGCATGTTGATGGGATCATCTGATTCCGATTCTTTTAATAGAAAAATCACATTCCACAATAACTACTTTGAGAACTTGAACTCTCGTGTCCCTTCTGTGCGCTTTGGTGAAGCCCACATCTTCAGTAACTACTACAGTAATATCGTTGAAACAGGCATTAACTCACGAATGGGAGCAAAGGTACGTATCGAAGAAAATGCCTTTGAGAACGCACGGAATCCAATCACCAGTCGTGACAGCAGACAGATTGGTTATTGGCATTTAATCAATAATACATTTAGTCAATCAACTGGTGACATTCCGACATCTTCAACAATCACCTATAACCCTCCATATAACTACCAAGTTACACCTGTAAGTCAGGTTAAGAATGTTGTACAACAAAACGCTTGGGGTAGGAAAGGTTTCACCATAGTATAAGCTCAAAAGAATAAGCCGTTCTCCCTTTGATTTTGCATAAAGGAGGACGGCTTTTTATCGTTCCATTTGTATGAAGAACTTATATCGATCTGCTCTATAGATTGATTTGACAAGCTCAAATGGCTTTTGATCCTCCATATAGCCTGTGCGATGAAATAAAAGAACAGGGCTCTGTTCCTCAATCTCTAAAATAGATGCTTCTTCTTTAGTTGCTGCGCTTGCCTCAATGGATTGAGTTGCTTTTTTGATTGTTTGCTTTAGTTCTTGTTCCACATACTCATATAACGAGTTCGGAACCCTTTCCTCAATTAAATGAGGGAGAAGGACTACAGGCAAATAAGAAATTTCATAAGCCATTGGAATAGAGTCAGCAAGACGGATTCTTTTGATCTTATAAACCTCCGCGCCCTCATCTAACTCTAATTTACTCGTTATTTCATTTGTTGCTTTAACCCTCTGAAAGCTAAGAATATGGGAGCTTGGTTCCATCCCTCTCGCTTTCATTTCTTCCGAAAAACTAGTTAACCCTTGTAAGGATTGCTCAAGCTTATACTGGGCTACAAACGTACCTTTGCCACGCTCTTTTTCAAGGATTCCTTCACTCGTTAGATTATTAATCGCTTGCCTAACCGTCATCCGACTGATTGAATGCATTTCAGAGAACTCTCGCTCCGAGGGGATCAGATCTCCAGGCTGTAATTGCTTATCTTTAATAAGCTTCTTTATTTCTTCCTCAAGCTGATAATAAATTGGCACATGAGACTTTTTATTAATCATCGTAACGTTACGCCTCCGATTTTTCTTTCACAATGGTTAATGCCTCCTGATCGGCAATAACCGTTACATGCGGGTGTGTCTGTAAAATAGTTGCTGGAATTTGTTCATCTACTTCCCCAAATAGACATTGGTACAAAATCTCTGCCTTATCTATACCACTCACTAGTAACAAGATCTGACTCGCTCTCATGATTGTTGCAATCCCCATTGTAATGGCCTGCGTTGGAACGTCTGACTCCGTTGAGAAATACGTAGCATTAGCCTTACGGGTAGAAGCAGTTAGGTGCACTAGATGGGTCTCTGAATCAAAGCTTGTTCCCGGTTCATTAAATCCTATATGACCATTTTTCCCAATACCTAATACTTGTAAATCCACTCCACCGAGAGTTTGAATGGTTTGATTGTATCTATCTGCTTCATCTTTTAGGTTCACCGCCAAACCATCTGGTAAGTGGGTCTGTGTATGTGGTATACCCACTGGCTTAAAAAGATGTGTGTTCATATAATACGCATAGCTTTGCTGATGATCAGCAGCTTTCCCGACATACTCATCTAAGTTAACTGTATGTACCTGCGTGTAAGATGTCTGATTCAATTGATGGTCTCTGGCAAGATACTTATAGGTGCCAAGCGGAGTTCCACCCGTAGCTAAACCTAAGACAGTTCGTGGATTAGAACAAACGGCTTCACTAATGATCTTAGCAGCCTCCTGACTCATTTGATCATAGTGATCGACCTCAATAATTTTCATCCTTCTTCCTCCATTCTATTATACACAAGCTGACCTCGGCAAAAAGTTAGTAGCACCCCATTATTTTCATTCAGGATCACGATATCGGCATCTTTTCCAACTGCGATACTCCCCTTACGATCATATATATTAAGCTGCTTTGCTGGATTGGTAGAAGCCATTTTTAACGCATCTTCTAGGGAACAATCTGTAAAATCCATCATATTTCTAATTGCTTGATCCATTTGGAGCACGCTCCCAGCAAGCGTTCCATCTGATAGTAGCGCTTTTCCATTCTCCACCTTTACGTCTTGCCCACCAAGATCATACGTCCCGTCTTCTAATCCCTTTGCACGAATTGAGTCCGTAATTAAGATGATCTTCTCGGATGATTTTTGCTTGAGAGATAATTTTATGATTTTAGGATCTACATGAATCCCATCTGCAATAAGCTCTGCATTTAGTTCATCCTTTAAAAAACAAGCTCCCACGACACCAGGCTCACGATGATGCAGACCACTCATTTGATTAAATAAGTGCGTAACCTGTGTTGCTCCGGCTATAACAGACGTCTCTACTTCATCAAAGCTTGCATTTGAGTGCCCAATTGAGGCAACGATGCCTTGTTTCTCGAGATATTTTATGAGCTCGATCCCGCCTTCTTGTTCTGGAGCTAATGTAACCAGCTTTATATGATCTCTCGATATCCGCTGCCATTTTTGAAATAAACTTATATTGGGAGGGATTATGTGCTGCTTCGGTTGCGCTCCTGCCATAACGGGATTGATAAAGGGACCTTCCAAATGAATACCAAGGACTTCTGCTCCATTGGCCTTTTTCTGCTGAATAATGTACTCTCCAGCCTGCTCAAGACTATTAGTAATAGCTTCGACACTTTGAGTCATTGTCGTGGCTAAAAAACTTGTTATTCCCTCTTGCGTTAGCATTCTCGCCATTCTATCGAATGAATCCTGCTTACCGTCCATCGTGTCTGCTCCACCTGCACCATGTGTATGGATATCTATAAAACCTGGAACAGCTTTTACATGTTGTAGGTTGAAATCAACTAGTTCATAAGGTAATTCAGGCGCTTCAAACTGATTCATTGGACCATAGGATTGAATCGAGTCACCAGCTAAAACAAGATAACCGTCCTCTATCAATTGATTTTCTGTATATAGGTCAATGTTTATTATAGCCGTTACTTGTTCCATATAAGCCTCCATAAATATAGTTGTCTATACCAGTTGTATCAT
The nucleotide sequence above comes from Alkalicoccobacillus plakortidis. Encoded proteins:
- a CDS encoding sugar O-acetyltransferase, with translation MKSEKEKMLAGTLYNPQDDELQVEHDNARKLTRQFNQAIEQNERTKLIKELFGTTGHTLHIEGNFHCDYGYNIHVGENFFANFDCVFLDVCEIKIGDNCMLAPGVHIYTATHPLDPIERASGLEYGKPVSIGHNVWMGGRAIINPGVTIGNNVVVASGAVVTKDVPDNVVVGGNPARVIKVIEEGL
- a CDS encoding glycosyl hydrolase family 95 catalytic domain-containing protein, which codes for MSKDKLWYEQPAKDWNEALPIGNGKLGGMVFGDVFNERIYLNEDSVWYGGKRNRNNPDALANLPKVRELLFAGRLKEAEELAELALTGVPFRQRHYEPLGELRLNFKHKSKEIVNYRRELDLKKAVVTSTYESNGIIYKREVIASNPDESLIMRLTASKPGSISLKILLDREKATCLDESVASSDDCISMTGVTGGQDGITFHSVLKAIPEGGHVYTIGNRLVVNEVHSLTLVLVAATTFRHKEPEQWCQEQIDRVILKPYDQLLSDHIQDYQSLYSKMDLELFDSDKSLRTLPTDQRLQRIKDGKIDNGLMNVYFHFGRYLLISSSRPGSLPANLQGIWNADMLPPWDSKYTININAQMNYWPAEVCNLSDCHLPLFDLIERMRVTGRETAQSMYGCRGFVAHHNTDIWADTAPQDLYMPATNWTLGAAWLCFHLWEHYQFTGDVQFLEKAYETMKESALFFVDFLVQDEKGRLVTAPSVSPENRYILPNGESGTLCVGPSMDNQILYALFTNCISATEILDDDHEFATELKELMQKLPDTKIGKNGQIQEWLEDYEEAEPGHRHISHLFALHPGNQIVPEKTPELANAAIKTLENRLEHGGGHTGWSRAWIINMWARLGESDRAYEHIVALLSHSTLPNLFDNHPPFQIDGNFGGTAAVAEMILQSHNQEIHLFPALPGAWSQGLVRGIKARGGFELELKWEDHELVYGEIKSYLGGPCVIRSTTPIRVQKGEAIVEVIQNESNLIHFETEKNQIYSLVSL
- a CDS encoding fumarylacetoacetate hydrolase family protein; the protein is MKICTIQKNNEFSLGLYHNEKLIDIAEALHDHPKAGIPKTVDELCKDFRGSLSLIQDYLNSLKDLEPYQLSEEHSSFGPVVSNPEKIICVGLNYRRHADETGATYPEVPILFNKFNNTLTGHKHEIVIPDVTKQLDYEVELAIVIGKTAKQVSEDEALDYVFGYTVANDLSARDLQMKTPQWLLGKTCDDFNPIGPYLVTSDEIDDPQSLSLQTTVNGEIRQDSNTSDMIFSCKEIISHISHHFTLKPGDVILTGTPEGVVLGLPKEERVYLQEGDSVSVSIEKVGTLTNTFIKE
- a CDS encoding GntR family transcriptional regulator → MINKKSHVPIYYQLEEEIKKLIKDKQLQPGDLIPSEREFSEMHSISRMTVRQAINNLTSEGILEKERGKGTFVAQYKLEQSLQGLTSFSEEMKARGMEPSSHILSFQRVKATNEITSKLELDEGAEVYKIKRIRLADSIPMAYEISYLPVVLLPHLIEERVPNSLYEYVEQELKQTIKKATQSIEASAATKEEASILEIEEQSPVLLFHRTGYMEDQKPFELVKSIYRADRYKFFIQMER
- the nagB gene encoding glucosamine-6-phosphate deaminase; protein product: MKIIEVDHYDQMSQEAAKIISEAVCSNPRTVLGLATGGTPLGTYKYLARDHQLNQTSYTQVHTVNLDEYVGKAADHQQSYAYYMNTHLFKPVGIPHTQTHLPDGLAVNLKDEADRYNQTIQTLGGVDLQVLGIGKNGHIGFNEPGTSFDSETHLVHLTASTRKANATYFSTESDVPTQAITMGIATIMRASQILLLVSGIDKAEILYQCLFGEVDEQIPATILQTHPHVTVIADQEALTIVKEKSEA
- the nagA gene encoding N-acetylglucosamine-6-phosphate deacetylase, yielding MEQVTAIINIDLYTENQLIEDGYLVLAGDSIQSYGPMNQFEAPELPYELVDFNLQHVKAVPGFIDIHTHGAGGADTMDGKQDSFDRMARMLTQEGITSFLATTMTQSVEAITNSLEQAGEYIIQQKKANGAEVLGIHLEGPFINPVMAGAQPKQHIIPPNISLFQKWQRISRDHIKLVTLAPEQEGGIELIKYLEKQGIVASIGHSNASFDEVETSVIAGATQVTHLFNQMSGLHHREPGVVGACFLKDELNAELIADGIHVDPKIIKLSLKQKSSEKIILITDSIRAKGLEDGTYDLGGQDVKVENGKALLSDGTLAGSVLQMDQAIRNMMDFTDCSLEDALKMASTNPAKQLNIYDRKGSIAVGKDADIVILNENNGVLLTFCRGQLVYNRMEEEG